From the genome of Eublepharis macularius isolate TG4126 chromosome 12, MPM_Emac_v1.0, whole genome shotgun sequence, one region includes:
- the ACHE gene encoding acetylcholinesterase yields the protein MPQNQGSAMPKGWSWVQNHHRHLLLLSLAVAVSAQSDELTVNTQAGRLRGTRMAVLDSHVSAFLGIPFAEPPVGRLRFLRPEPKKPWSGIREASSYQHACYQFVDKMYPGFHGTEMWNPNQEMSEDCLYLNIWVPSPRPKNATVLVWIYGGGFYSGSSSLDVYDGRFLTYTENVVLVSLSYRVGAFGFLALLESPEAPGNVGLLDQRLALQWIQNNIHSFGGNPKLITIFGESAGAASVGMHLLSAQSRDLFKRAILQSGTPNGPWATITPAESRRRATHLAKLVGCHSTNDSEMVSCLRTKEPQELIDKEWLVLPYDSVFRFSFVPVIDGDFFPDTAEAMLNTRNFKETQILLGVVKDEGSYFLLYGAPGFSKDNDSLISREDFLDGVRIGVPQANEIAAEAVVLQYTDWKDENNREKNREAMDDIVGDHNVICPVMHFAARYAEHGNKVYAYLFDHRASNLIWPLWMGVPHGYEIEFVFGLPLNSSLNYTEEEKELSRRMMRYWANFARTGDPTEPSEKGQVWPPYTMSEQKYVKLNTQPLVVDRSLRAQICAFWNRFLPKLLNVTDNIEEAERQWKVEFHRWSSYMMHWKNQFDHYYSKQERCSEL from the exons ATGCCCCAGAATCAAGGCAGCGCAATGCCCAAAGGCTGGTCCTGGGTGCAGAACCACCaccgccacctcctcctcctctccttagCTGTGGCTGTGTCTGCCCAGAGCGACGAGCTGACAGTGAACACTCAGGCAGGACGGCTCCGGGGCACCCGGATGGCGGTCCTTGATAGCCACGTCTCTGCATTCTTGGGCATTCCCTTTGCCGAGCCCCCAGTGGGCAGGCTGCGGTTCCTGCGCCCTGAACCAAAAAAACCATGGAGTGGCATTCGGGAGGCCTCCTCATACCAACATGCCTGCTACCAGTTTGTGGACAAGATGTACCCGGGCTTCCATGGCACGGAAATGTGGAACCCCAACCAGGAAATGAGTGAGGACTGCCTCTACCTGAACATCTGGGTCCCATCGCCACGCCCCAAGAACGCCACCGTCCTGGTCTGGATCTACGGGGGTGGCTTCTACAGCGGGTCTTCCTCGTTGGATGTCTACGACGGCCGATTCCTGACTTACACAGAGAATGTTGTCTTGGTCTCTCTTAGCTACCGCGTTGGTGCTTTTGGATTCCTGGCCCTCCTAGAGAGCCCGGAGGCTCCTGGCAACGTGGGACTCTTAGACCAGCGTCTAGCCCTGCAGTGGATCCAAAACAACATCCACTCCTTTGGGGGCAATCCAAAACTGATCACCATTTTTGGAGAGAGTGCCGGGGCTGCTTCTGTTGGGATGCATCTCCTTTCTGCCCAAAGCCGGGACCTCTTCAAGCGTGCAATTTTGCAAAGTGGGACCCCCAATGGGCCGTGGGCCACGATCACTCCGGCGGAGAGCCGGCGCCGTGCCACCCACCTGGCCAAGCTGGTGGGCTGCCATTCCACCAACGATTCTGAGATGGTGAGCTGCCTGCGGACCAAAGAGCCCCAGGAGCTGATCGACAAGGAGTGGCTTGTCCTGCCCTACGACAGCGTCTTCCGCTTCTCCTTTGTGCCGGTCATTGATGGGGATTTTTTCCCTGACACTGCCGAGGCCATGCTCAACACCAGGAATTTCAAGGAGACCCAGATCCTGCTCGGAGTGGTGAAAGATGAGGGCAGCTACTTCCTCCTTTACGGGGCACCCGGCTTCAGCAAAGACAACGACAGCCTCATCAGCCGGGAGGACTTCCTGGACGGCGTGCGAATTGGGGTGCCTCAGGCCAATGAGATCGCAGCGGAGGCTGTGGTGCTGCAGTACACTGACTGGAAGGACGAGAACAACCGCGAGAAGAACCGCGAGGCCATGGACGACATCGTGGGGGACCACAACGTCATCTGCCCCGTCATGCACTTTGCCGCACGCTACGCCGAGCATGGTAATAAAGTCTACGCCTACCTCTTCGACCATCGAGCCTCCAACCTCATCTGGCCACTGTGGATGGGTGTCCCCCATGGCTACGAAATCGAATTTGTCTTTGGCTTGCCACTGAACAGCAGCCTCAACtacactgaagaagagaaagaattAAGCCGGCGGATGATGCGCTACTGGGCCAACTTTGCCCGCACAGG GGACCCCACAGAGCCCTCAGAGAAAGGGCAAGTGTGGCCCCCCTACACCATGTCGGAGCAAAAGTATGTCAAACTGAACACGCAGCCGCTGGTGGTGGACCGCAGCCTCCGTGCCCAGATCTGCGCCTTCTGGAACCGGTTCCTTCCCAAACTGCTCAACGTGACAG ATAACATTGAGGAGGCCGAGAGGCAGTGGAAAGTGGAGTTCCACCGCTGGAGTTCCTACATGATGCACTGGAAGAACCAGTTCGACCACTACTACAGCAAACAGGAGCGCTGCTCAGAGCTGTGA